A region of the Desulfovibrio sp. JC010 genome:
TGCTCCCATTCACTACGCTCACAAGCTGTCCCGCAGACTCACTGAAGTTCGTAAGGACGCAACTCTCGACTACCTCCGTCCTGACGGAAAAACCGAAGTTGCTTTCGAATACCTCGATGGCAAGCCCGTCCGCATTGCTGACGTTGTTATCGCTGCCCAGCACGATGACGGCATCGAGCAGGAACAGATTTACGAAGACATCAAACGTGAAGTTGTGCTGGCTTCCCTGCCCGCAGAAATGATCGACGATGCTACCAAAATCTACATCAACACCACCGGTCGTTTCGTAATCGGCGGCCCCATGGGTGACTGCGGCCTGACCGGTCGTAAGATCATCAACGACACCTACGGCGGTATGGGTAACCACGGCGGTGGTGCTTTCTCCGGTAAAGATCCGTCCAAAGTGGACCGTTCCGGCGCATACATGGCCCGTTACATCGCCAAGAACATCGTAGCTGCCGGCCTTGCCGAGCGCGCAGAAGTTCAGGTTGCATACGCAATCGGTGTTGCAGAGCCCGTATCCGTTCTGGCTACCTCCCACGGTACCGGCGAAGTTTCCGATGAAACCCTGACCGCAGCGGTCAAGGAAGTATTCGACCTGCGCCCCTGGTACATCTCCGAGCGCCTGGACCTGCGTCGTCCCATCTACAAGCCTTCCGCTTGTTACGGACACTTCGGTCGCAACAACCCCAACTTCACCTGGGAAAAGACCGACGCTGTAGACGATCTCAGAACTGCCTGCAAAATCTAAGCAGTACTGAATCAATAAGACCTGAAAGTCCCCGGAAGTATTTTGCTTCCGGGGACTTTTTTTGATCTGGACTTTTAGACTTGAGGCTTTATGTTTTAGCGGGTAAAGAAACTGTTCACCAACCCAGAACGTAAGTCAGGAGATATAAGGATATGAGCACTTTTAAAATCGTCGAAGCAAAGCCGACCCCGGAATTCAATATTTTCTATTTTAGCGAACTGCACGGAACCACCCGCTTTGAGCATTCCCTCATGGAAAGCCTTGAAAAATACTGGAACGAATGGGAACCCCATCTCAAAGCCTACACCCTGAAGCAGCCCGAGGGCGGCAAAGGCACTGACTTCCTGCTTCTCTTTCTTGAAAAAGAAGTGGAAGATGCTGTTGAGGAAATCTGGCAGGAAACCCCCACCGAGGGACTTGCCCACCACAACCTCGCCATCACCCTCGTCATGTCCGCAGCACAGTCCCTGATTCCGCAACTGGAAGAAGGCAAGTGCGCACCGCTGCCCAAGCCCGGCGAAGAAGTGCTTAAAGCCTTCGAATCCCTCGGCCTGACCTGGAATCAGGAAGGTACCGTAAACCGCCAGTACGCGGT
Encoded here:
- the metK gene encoding methionine adenosyltransferase: MISSKGKYFFTSESVTEGHPDKVADQISDSILDAILAQDKDARVACETLVTTGMAFIAGEISTTGYADFQSIVRDTIREIGYVNSDMGFDADTCAVISSIDKQSVDIAQGVDRNTPESQGAGDQGMMFGFACKETETLMPAPIHYAHKLSRRLTEVRKDATLDYLRPDGKTEVAFEYLDGKPVRIADVVIAAQHDDGIEQEQIYEDIKREVVLASLPAEMIDDATKIYINTTGRFVIGGPMGDCGLTGRKIINDTYGGMGNHGGGAFSGKDPSKVDRSGAYMARYIAKNIVAAGLAERAEVQVAYAIGVAEPVSVLATSHGTGEVSDETLTAAVKEVFDLRPWYISERLDLRRPIYKPSACYGHFGRNNPNFTWEKTDAVDDLRTACKI